In a genomic window of Wyeomyia smithii strain HCP4-BCI-WySm-NY-G18 chromosome 1, ASM2978416v1, whole genome shotgun sequence:
- the LOC129717838 gene encoding proton-coupled folate transporter-like isoform X3 has protein sequence MKRNRKSNENYPLLSNTTNARRSFFMLFKNVSIEPVVLLHTFGWSLSELQLMNQIIYQSCAVTFGTKTCSSMQAEDINMYLEEIVQPYASQVSMTIVILSSVIPALAALLLAPWSDQFGRKGIIVSALFGYLFTNLLVAFISYLSSYYIVSPWFYVVAHIPVAFLGGCSVFNVGVYSYIHDITNQHNRTVRMGVLHGCTMLGVLCGLLDNDNCYKNETTL, from the exons ATGAAAAGAAATCGTAAAAGTAACGAAAACTATCCGCTTTTATCCAACACTACTAATGCAAGAAGAAGTTTTTTTATGTTGTTCAAAAATGTGTCTATCGAACCAGTAGTATTGCTACATACATTTGGATGGAGTCTTTCAG AACTCCAACTGATGAACCAAATCATTTATCAGTCATGTGCGGTAACGTTTGGTACAAAAACATGTTCTAGTATGCAAGCAGAGGATATAAACATGTACTTGGAGGAAATTGTCCAACCATATGCATCTCAGGTTTCAATGACCATAGTAATTCTTTCATCGGTAATACCTGCTCTAGCAGCATTATTGCTCGCTCCCTGGTCGGACCAGTTCGGTCGAAAGGGAATAATAGTCTCTGCTTTGTTCG GATATCTGTTTACTAATTTACTGGTTGCTTTTATTAGTTATTTGTCTTCATATTATATCGTTAGTCCATGGTTTTATGTTGTGGCACATATTCCTGTGGCGTTCCTAGGAGGCTGTTCCGTTTTTAACGTCGGAGTTTACAGTTACATACATGATATTACAAATCAGCACAACCGAACAGTTCGAATGGGAGTGTTGCATGGGTGCACAATGCTTGGAGTATTGTGTGGATTGCTA GATAATGACAACTGTTACAAAAACGAGACCACACTTTGA